In a genomic window of Enterobacter asburiae:
- a CDS encoding Na/Pi cotransporter family protein, whose protein sequence is MLTLLHLLSAVALLVWGTHIVRTGVMRVFGARLRTVLSGSVEKKPLAFCAGIGVTALVQSSNATTMLVTSFVAQDLVALAPALVIVLGADVGTALMARILTFDLSWLSPLLIFIGVIFFLGRKQTRAGQLGRVGIGLGLILLALELIVQAVTPITQANGVQVIFASLTGDIMLDALIGAVFAIISYSSLAAVLLTATLTAAGAISFPVALCLVIGANLGSGLLAMLNNSAANAAARRVALGSLLFKLVGSLMILPFVHPLANLMDNLPLPKAELVIYFHVFYNLVRCLAMVPFAAPMARFCERLISDEPELDARLKPKHLDTSVLDTPALAIANAARETLRMGDAMETMLEGLQKVMHGEPREEKELRRLADDINVLYTAIKLYLARIPQDELAEEESRRWAEIIEMSLNLEQASDIVERMGSEIADKSLAARRAFSVEGLKELEALHEQLVSNLKLAMSVFFSSDVPSARRLRRNKHRFRILNRRYSHAHVERLHQQNVQSIETSSLHLGLLGDMKRLNSLFCAVAYSVMEQPDEDDERDEY, encoded by the coding sequence GTGCTGACGTTGTTACATTTGCTTTCGGCAGTCGCACTGCTCGTATGGGGCACCCATATTGTCCGCACCGGCGTGATGCGCGTGTTTGGCGCGCGCTTACGTACCGTTCTCAGCGGCAGCGTTGAGAAGAAGCCGCTCGCCTTCTGCGCGGGTATCGGCGTGACGGCGCTGGTGCAAAGCAGCAATGCCACCACTATGCTCGTCACCTCGTTCGTGGCGCAGGATCTGGTCGCGCTCGCCCCGGCGCTGGTGATCGTGCTGGGCGCTGACGTCGGCACCGCGCTGATGGCGCGTATCCTGACCTTTGACCTCTCGTGGCTGTCGCCGCTGCTGATTTTTATTGGCGTCATTTTCTTCCTTGGCCGCAAGCAGACGCGTGCCGGGCAGCTCGGACGCGTCGGCATTGGCCTCGGCCTCATCCTGCTGGCGCTGGAGCTGATCGTGCAGGCGGTGACGCCTATCACCCAGGCGAACGGCGTGCAGGTGATCTTCGCCTCGCTGACAGGTGACATCATGCTGGATGCGCTGATCGGGGCAGTGTTTGCCATCATCAGCTACTCCAGCCTGGCAGCCGTGCTGCTGACGGCCACGCTCACCGCAGCAGGCGCGATCTCCTTCCCGGTAGCGCTGTGTCTGGTGATAGGCGCTAACCTCGGCTCTGGCCTGCTGGCAATGCTCAACAACAGCGCCGCCAATGCCGCTGCACGTCGCGTGGCGCTCGGGAGCCTGCTGTTTAAGCTGGTGGGCAGCCTGATGATTCTGCCGTTTGTACACCCGCTGGCGAACCTGATGGACAACCTCCCCCTGCCGAAAGCGGAGCTGGTGATCTACTTCCACGTGTTCTATAACCTGGTGCGCTGTCTGGCGATGGTGCCGTTTGCCGCGCCGATGGCCCGCTTCTGCGAGCGGCTTATCAGCGACGAACCGGAGCTGGACGCGCGCCTTAAGCCGAAGCATCTGGATACTTCCGTGCTGGATACCCCCGCGCTGGCTATCGCTAACGCCGCCCGCGAAACGCTGCGCATGGGCGATGCAATGGAAACCATGCTTGAAGGGCTGCAGAAGGTGATGCACGGCGAGCCGCGCGAGGAAAAAGAGCTGCGCAGGCTGGCGGACGACATCAACGTGCTGTATACCGCCATCAAGCTCTATCTGGCGCGTATCCCGCAGGACGAGCTGGCGGAGGAGGAATCCCGCCGGTGGGCGGAAATCATCGAGATGTCGCTCAACCTCGAGCAGGCCTCGGATATCGTCGAACGTATGGGCAGCGAAATCGCCGATAAATCGCTGGCCGCGCGTCGGGCGTTCTCCGTTGAAGGGCTGAAGGAGCTGGAAGCGCTCCACGAACAACTGGTGAGCAACCTCAAGCTGGCGATGTCGGTCTTCTTCTCCAGCGACGTACCGAGCGCTCGCCGCCTGCGCCGCAACAAGCATCGTTTCCGCATCCTCAACCGCCGCTATTCGCACGCCCACGTTGAGCGTCTGCACCAGCAGAACGTGCAGAGTATCGAAACCAGTTCGCTGCATCTGGGGCTGCTCGGGGATATGAAGCGTCTCAACTCGTTGTTCTGCGCGGTGGCGTACAGCGTGATGGAGCAGCCGGATGAAGACGACGAGCGGGATGAGTATTAA
- a CDS encoding putative addiction module antidote protein, whose protein sequence is MHKLTSYDPANALVDDEEIAVFMADALETGDSAYIAKALGVIARAKGMSTISQQTGLSREQLYRSFSEKGNPTLKTTLAVMKALGLGLTIKHAGD, encoded by the coding sequence ATGCATAAATTAACATCCTACGATCCAGCAAACGCGCTGGTGGATGACGAGGAAATCGCCGTATTTATGGCTGATGCATTAGAAACTGGCGACTCAGCGTATATTGCTAAAGCGCTGGGCGTCATCGCGCGCGCGAAAGGAATGTCGACTATTTCACAGCAAACGGGTCTATCACGAGAACAACTGTATCGATCGTTCAGTGAGAAAGGAAACCCAACGCTTAAAACCACTCTGGCGGTCATGAAAGCATTGGGTCTTGGGCTAACAATCAAACATGCCGGAGATTAA
- the iclR gene encoding glyoxylate bypass operon transcriptional repressor IclR — MVATVPAKRGRKPAATTAAQPGGQVQSLTRGLKLLEWIAESHGSVALTELAQQAGLPNSTTHRLLTTMQQLGFVRQVGELGHWAVGAHAFIVGSSFLQSRNLLAIVHPILRKLMEESGETVNLAVLDQSDHQAIIIDQVQCTQLMRMSAPIGGKLPMHASGAGKAFLSQLSEEQVTGLLHRKGLHAYTHATLVSPVHLKEDLALTRKRGYSFDDEEHALGLRCLASCIFDEHREPFAAISISGPISRMTDDRVTELGALVIKAAKEVTLAYGGIR; from the coding sequence ATGGTCGCGACCGTTCCCGCTAAACGCGGCAGAAAACCTGCCGCCACCACTGCCGCACAACCTGGCGGACAGGTTCAGTCGCTCACGCGCGGTTTGAAGCTGCTGGAATGGATAGCCGAGTCGCACGGCAGCGTAGCACTGACGGAGCTGGCCCAGCAGGCTGGCCTGCCGAACTCCACCACGCACCGCCTGCTGACCACTATGCAGCAGTTGGGCTTTGTCCGCCAGGTAGGCGAGCTGGGGCACTGGGCGGTGGGCGCACACGCGTTTATCGTGGGCAGCAGCTTCCTGCAGAGCCGCAACCTGCTGGCGATTGTGCATCCGATTCTGCGCAAGCTGATGGAGGAGTCCGGCGAGACGGTGAACCTGGCGGTGCTGGACCAGAGCGACCATCAGGCGATTATCATCGATCAGGTGCAGTGTACGCAGCTGATGCGTATGTCCGCACCGATTGGCGGCAAACTGCCGATGCACGCCTCCGGCGCAGGGAAAGCGTTTCTCTCGCAGCTGAGCGAAGAGCAGGTGACGGGGCTGCTGCACCGCAAAGGTCTGCACGCCTACACCCACGCCACGCTGGTGTCGCCGGTGCATCTGAAAGAAGATCTGGCGTTAACCCGCAAGCGCGGCTATTCGTTTGATGATGAAGAACATGCCCTGGGCCTGCGCTGCCTGGCGTCCTGCATTTTTGACGAGCATCGCGAGCCGTTCGCCGCGATCTCCATCTCTGGCCCCATCTCACGTATGACCGACGACCGCGTGACCGAGTTGGGTGCGCTGGTGATTAAGGCGGCAAAAGAGGTGACGCTGGCGTACGGTGGGATTCGTTAA
- the metH gene encoding methionine synthase, with protein MSSKVEQLRAQLNERILVLDGGMGTMIQGYRLSEDDFRGERFADWPCDLKGNNDLLVLSKPSVIKDIHNAYFEAGADIVETNTFNSTTIAMADYQMESLSAEINFEAAKLARACADEWTARTPDKPRYVAGVLGPTNRTASISPDVNDPAFRNITFDQLVAAYRESTKALVEGGSDLILIETVFDTLNAKAAIYAVKEEFEALGVDLPIMISGTITDASGRTLSGQTTEAFYNSLRHAEALSFGLNCALGPDELRQYVQELSRIAECYVTAHPNAGLPNAFGEYDLDADTMAAQIREWAESGFLNIVGGCCGTTPEHIAAMSHAVAGLPPRKLPELPVACRLSGLEPLTIGDDSLFVNVGERTNVTGSAKFKRLIKEEKYSEALDVARQQVESGAQIIDINMDEGMLDAEAAMVRFLNLIAGEPDIARVPIMIDSSKWEVIEKGLKCIQGKGIVNSISMKEGVDIFIHHAKMVRRYGAAVVVMAFDEVGQADTRERKIEICRRAYKILTEEVGFPPEDIIFDPNIFAVATGIEEHNNYAQDFIGACEDIKRELPHALISGGVSNVSFSFRGNDPVREAIHAVFLYYAIRNGMDMGIVNAGQLAIYDDLPAELRDAVEDVILNRRDDATERLLDLAEKYRGSKSDDAANVQQAEWRSWDVKKRLEYSLVKGITEFIEQDTEEARQQAARPIEVIEGPLMDGMNVVGDLFGEGKMFLPQVVKSARVMKQAVAYLEPFIEASKEKGSSNGKMVIATVKGDVHDIGKNIVGVVLQCNNYEIIDLGVMVPADKILKTAREVNADLIGLSGLITPSLDEMVNVAKEMERQGFTIPLLIGGATTSKAHTAVKIEQNYSGPTVYVQNASRTVGVVSALLSDAQRDDFVARTRKEYETVRIQHGRKKPRTPPVSLQAARDNDLAFDWSSYTPPVAHRLGVQDVTASIETLRNYIDWTPFFMTWSLAGKYPRILEDEVVGEEAKRLFKDANDMLDTLSAEKTLNPRGVVGLFPANRVGDDVEIYRDETRTHVLAVSRHLRQQTEKVGFANYCLADFVAPKLSGKADYIGAFAVTGGLEEDALADAFEAQHDDYNKIMVKAIADRLAEAFAEYLHERVRKVHWGYAANENLSNEELIRENYQGIRPAPGYPACPEHTEKGTIWKLLDVEAHTGMKLTESFAMWPGASVSGWYFSHPDSKYFAVAQLQRDQIEDYALRKGMSVSDVERWLAPNLGYDAD; from the coding sequence GTGAGCAGCAAAGTAGAGCAACTGCGTGCGCAGTTAAATGAACGAATTCTGGTGCTGGACGGCGGCATGGGCACCATGATCCAGGGCTATCGTCTGAGTGAAGACGATTTCCGCGGCGAGCGCTTTGCCGACTGGCCCTGCGACCTCAAAGGGAACAACGACCTGCTGGTGCTCAGCAAGCCGTCCGTGATTAAGGATATCCACAACGCCTACTTCGAAGCGGGTGCGGATATCGTTGAAACCAACACCTTTAACTCGACAACCATCGCCATGGCGGATTACCAGATGGAATCCCTGTCGGCGGAGATCAACTTTGAAGCCGCGAAGCTAGCGCGCGCCTGCGCCGACGAGTGGACGGCCCGCACGCCGGATAAGCCGCGCTACGTTGCCGGGGTGCTGGGCCCGACGAACCGCACCGCGTCGATTTCACCGGACGTCAATGACCCGGCGTTTCGTAATATCACCTTTGACCAGTTGGTTGCCGCCTACCGAGAATCGACCAAAGCGCTGGTGGAAGGTGGTTCCGACCTGATCCTGATTGAAACCGTATTCGACACCCTCAACGCCAAGGCCGCGATTTACGCGGTGAAAGAGGAGTTCGAGGCGCTGGGCGTTGACCTGCCGATCATGATTTCCGGCACCATCACCGACGCCTCCGGCCGTACCCTGTCCGGCCAGACAACCGAAGCGTTTTATAACTCCCTGCGTCACGCCGAAGCGCTCTCCTTCGGCCTGAACTGCGCGCTGGGGCCGGACGAACTGCGCCAGTACGTGCAGGAGCTTTCGCGCATCGCGGAATGCTACGTCACCGCCCACCCGAACGCTGGTCTTCCGAATGCATTCGGTGAATACGATCTGGATGCCGACACTATGGCGGCGCAAATCCGCGAGTGGGCCGAGTCTGGCTTCCTGAATATCGTCGGCGGCTGCTGCGGCACCACGCCGGAGCACATCGCCGCCATGAGCCATGCGGTAGCGGGTCTTCCGCCGCGCAAGCTGCCCGAGCTTCCGGTTGCCTGTCGCCTGTCCGGCCTTGAGCCGTTGACCATCGGCGACGACAGCCTGTTTGTGAACGTGGGTGAACGTACTAACGTCACCGGGTCTGCAAAGTTCAAGCGTCTGATCAAAGAAGAGAAGTACAGCGAGGCGCTGGACGTTGCCCGCCAGCAGGTGGAAAGCGGCGCACAGATTATCGATATCAACATGGACGAGGGGATGCTCGACGCCGAAGCGGCGATGGTGCGTTTCCTCAACCTGATCGCCGGTGAGCCGGACATCGCCCGCGTGCCGATCATGATCGACTCCTCCAAGTGGGAAGTCATCGAAAAAGGGCTGAAGTGCATTCAGGGTAAAGGCATCGTCAACTCTATCTCGATGAAAGAAGGCGTTGATATCTTTATCCACCACGCGAAGATGGTCCGCCGCTACGGTGCCGCCGTGGTAGTGATGGCCTTCGACGAAGTGGGCCAGGCGGATACCCGCGAGCGCAAAATCGAGATTTGCCGCCGCGCGTACAAGATTTTGACCGAAGAGGTGGGCTTCCCGCCGGAAGACATCATCTTTGACCCGAACATCTTCGCCGTCGCGACCGGGATTGAAGAGCACAATAACTACGCCCAGGACTTTATCGGGGCGTGTGAAGATATTAAACGCGAGCTGCCGCATGCGCTGATCTCCGGCGGCGTGTCGAACGTGTCGTTCTCCTTCCGCGGCAACGATCCGGTGCGAGAAGCGATCCACGCCGTGTTCCTCTATTACGCCATCCGCAACGGGATGGACATGGGGATCGTCAACGCCGGACAGCTGGCGATTTATGACGACCTCCCTGCCGAGCTGCGCGACGCCGTCGAGGACGTGATCCTTAACCGCCGCGACGACGCGACCGAGCGGTTGCTGGATTTGGCCGAAAAATACCGTGGCAGCAAGTCGGATGACGCAGCCAACGTTCAGCAGGCCGAATGGCGCTCCTGGGACGTGAAAAAGCGTCTGGAATACTCGCTGGTGAAAGGGATTACCGAGTTCATTGAGCAGGATACCGAGGAAGCGCGTCAGCAGGCAGCCCGTCCGATTGAAGTGATTGAAGGCCCGCTGATGGACGGCATGAACGTGGTCGGCGATCTGTTCGGCGAGGGCAAAATGTTCCTGCCGCAGGTGGTGAAATCCGCCCGCGTCATGAAGCAGGCCGTCGCCTATCTGGAACCGTTTATCGAAGCCAGCAAAGAGAAAGGCTCCAGCAACGGTAAAATGGTTATCGCCACCGTGAAGGGCGACGTGCACGACATCGGCAAAAATATCGTCGGCGTGGTGCTGCAGTGTAATAACTACGAAATTATCGACCTTGGCGTGATGGTCCCGGCGGATAAAATTCTCAAGACCGCGCGCGAAGTGAACGCCGACCTGATTGGTCTCTCCGGGCTGATCACCCCGTCGCTGGACGAGATGGTCAACGTGGCTAAGGAGATGGAGCGTCAGGGCTTCACCATTCCGTTATTGATTGGCGGGGCGACCACCTCGAAAGCGCACACGGCGGTGAAAATCGAGCAGAACTACAGCGGCCCGACGGTCTACGTGCAGAACGCCTCGCGCACGGTGGGCGTGGTCTCCGCGCTGCTCTCCGACGCCCAGCGCGACGACTTTGTGGCGCGCACCCGCAAAGAGTACGAAACCGTCCGCATCCAGCACGGACGTAAGAAACCGCGCACCCCGCCTGTTTCACTTCAGGCGGCGCGCGATAACGATCTGGCCTTTGACTGGTCCAGCTATACGCCACCGGTCGCGCACCGTCTGGGTGTGCAGGACGTGACGGCCAGCATCGAAACGCTGCGTAACTACATCGACTGGACGCCGTTCTTTATGACCTGGTCGTTGGCGGGCAAATATCCGCGCATCCTGGAAGATGAGGTGGTAGGCGAGGAGGCGAAGCGCCTGTTTAAAGATGCCAACGACATGCTCGACACGCTGAGCGCAGAGAAAACCCTCAACCCGCGCGGCGTGGTGGGCCTGTTCCCGGCGAACCGCGTGGGCGATGACGTGGAAATCTACCGCGATGAAACCCGCACCCACGTGCTGGCGGTCAGCCGCCATCTGCGCCAGCAAACCGAAAAAGTGGGCTTTGCCAACTACTGCCTGGCCGATTTCGTCGCGCCGAAGCTGAGCGGGAAAGCCGACTATATCGGTGCGTTTGCGGTAACCGGCGGGCTGGAAGAAGACGCTCTGGCGGACGCGTTCGAAGCGCAGCACGATGATTACAATAAAATCATGGTGAAAGCGATTGCCGATCGCCTGGCGGAAGCGTTCGCCGAGTACCTCCACGAGCGCGTGCGCAAGGTGCACTGGGGCTATGCGGCGAATGAGAACCTCAGCAACGAGGAGCTGATCCGCGAAAACTACCAGGGCATTCGCCCTGCGCCGGGCTATCCGGCCTGCCCGGAGCACACCGAAAAAGGCACCATCTGGAAACTGCTGGACGTAGAAGCCCATACCGGCATGAAGCTCACCGAGTCGTTCGCCATGTGGCCGGGCGCGTCCGTGTCCGGCTGGTACTTTAGCCATCCGGACAGCAAGTACTTCGCCGTGGCGCAACTGCAGCGGGATCAGATCGAAGATTACGCCCTGCGCAAAGGCATGAGCGTGTCAGACGTCGAGCGCTGGCTGGCGCCGAATCTGGGCTACGACGCGGACTAA